A region of the Bacteroidales bacterium genome:
CTGTCACCGACCCCAACGTAGTAAGGCAGCTCGAAGGGATCAAGCACCTGATCCTGAATGAAGTGAACGTGAAGGAACTTGAGTTTTTGCGGGATACCAGCGGGATTCTCGTGAAAAAGATCAAGCCGAATTTCAAAACACTGGGCCCGCGTTATGGTAAACTCATGAAAGAAATTGCCCAGGCGATTTCGAAGTTCACCCAGGAGGACATTGCCTGTTTCGAAGCCGGGGATGATTATGAAGTCTCCATAGGCACCGAAAGGATAAAGCTGATGCACGACGATGTGGAGATTACATCGGAAGATATCCCGGGATGGCTTGTGGCCACCGAAGGCCGGCTTACCGTGGCACTTGATGTGAACATCACGCAGGAACTCAAGGATGAGGGAATTGCCAGGGAATTTGTAAACCGTATTCAGAATATCAGGAAAGAAAGCGGTTTTGAAGTCACGGATAAGATTGCCGTGGAGATCGGGCAGCAGGAAATAATTGATTCGGCAATTAAAAATTTCAATGAATATATAGCCACTCAAACACTTGCCAAATCAGTAGTTCTGGTTAACATGACCAACACGGAAGGCGCTCAGCTTGTTGAGATTGACGAAAACATTCATACACATATCCGGGTTAGTAAGATTTAATTCCAAATCGTCCCCGAATTGATTTTTTTGATTACATTTAAGAATAATAAAACAGATTAACATGTCAGAAAAGACAAGGTATTCCGACGAGGAACTTGATGAGTTTAAGGTCATTATACTCGATAAGCTTGAAAAGGCAAAACGCGACTTTGAACTTTTAAAGAGCGCCATCACACAAAGCGAGAGCAACGATACGCAAGATACTTCCCCCACATTTAAAGTGCTCGAAGAAGGTGCCGCAACGTTATCGAAGGAAGAGGCCGGCAGGCTTGCACAGCGTCAGCAAAAGTTTATACAGCACTTACAGGCAGCCCTCATAAGGATTGAGAACAAAACTTATGGTATTTGCCGTGAAACGGGCAAGCTGATCAGCAAAGAAAGGCTGAGAGCTGTTCCTCACGCCACCCTGTCGATTGACGCCAAGCAAAAACAGCGCTGATCGTTTCCTCATGAAAGTTTCCATCCGATTCAAGGCGATCCTGCTGATTGTCCTGGTCCTGTTCATTGACCAGGCCATAAAGATTCATATCAAAACTTCCATGACAATCGGTGAAAGCATTTCGGTTTTCGGGCACTGGTTCCAGATCCGGTTCATCGAAAATCCCGGGATGGCTTTCGGACTTGATATTCCCGGAAAGCTCGGCAAGCCGGTGCTTACTATTTTCAGGATCATTGCCGTTGTGGCCATTGGCTGGTACCTGAACCAACTGGTTCGGCGCAGGGCAAATAACGGGCTTATCCTGTGTGTGGCCCTGATAATGGCCGGTGCGGCAGGCAACATCATCGACAGTGTATTTTACGGTCGCATTTTCAGTGAAAGTACATATTTCAATACGGCCAAAATGTTTCCGGAAGAAGGTGGCTATGCGCCGCTGCTTTTTGGAAGGGTAGTGGATATGCTTTATTTTCCCGTCATTCACGGTCATTTCCCGTCATGGTTTCCCGGTAAGGGAGGCGACGAGTTTGTTTTCTTCCGTCCCATTTTCAACCTCGCCGACTCGGCAATAACACTGGGGATACTGTGCATACTTGTGTTTCAGAGGAGGTTTTTTGGGGTACCTGTAGTGGTGGAAGAGGAGAGTGGTGAGAAGGGAGAAGAGAGTGAACCACCGTCATTGCGAGGAGCATGACAAATCGTTGATTATACCCAAATGTAAAGCGACGAAGCAATCTGCCTGCACAGGCACAACCTGACAAAAAGTACAGCCTCACCTAGAATATCCAATCCGGAAATTCACTATATTTAATCCGTTATCAGCAAGTTATGTATAAGGGAGGTTATGTATATATCATGACTAACAAAAACCATACTGTTTTATATACCGGCGTTACAGAAGACATTGTTAGGAGAGTTCGCGAACATAAAGAGCATAAATTCAAAGGATTTACTAAAAAATACAATGCAGTAATATTGGTATATTATCAGTATTATTCTATTATTCAGGAGGCAATAGAAAAGGAAAAGCTGATTAAGGGTGGATCTCGGCAAAGAAAGATTGATCTCATTGAAGTTATGAATCCGGAATGGGAGGATTTGTATGAGAAGATTGCTTTGTGATTTACGATATGTAGCGCTCTTTGCAAGGGTGTGCCTGTGCGGGCAGATTGCTTCGTCGCAGGAGATTAAGGTATAATCAGAGATAAAGGTGGCTCCTCGCATGACGGTTTATATGACAGACAACATCGCATTCGGTAAAAAAGGTGAAGACCTTGCCGTAGACTTCCTTAAGGAGGAAGGATATGAAATACTTGAAAGAAACTGGCATTTCAATCATACCGAGATTGATATCATTGCCAGATTTCATGAATTCCTTGTTATTGCGGAAGTGAAAACAAGAAAAGGGAATTCATGGGGAGAACCATATACAGCTGTTGATTACCGTAAGCAACGGTCACTTATTTTTGCTGCCGAACGGTATATTTATTCTCACCATATTGACCTGGAAGTGCGGTTTGATATCGTTTCGATCATAATCGACAACGACCGCACAGCTATTGAACATGTAAAGGATGCGTTCAGGGCGATTGCGAGGTAGCTGATGGGGTTTTGCCCTTGGCAGGGGTGTGCCTGTGCAGGCAGATTGCTTCGTCGCGAAACATTAAGGCATAATCATTAATCAGAATAGCTCCTCGCAATGACGTAGAGGTGGCTCCTCGCAATGACGGCAGGGCTGATCCCTGTTCACTTCACCTCCGCACCGTTATTGACCCCGTTCTCCGGGGTGACGAAAACCAGTTTTCCCGAGGAGTCTTCGGCGAGGAGGATCATGCCCTGCGATTGAATGCCCTTGATCTCACGGGGCTCAAGGTTTGCCAGCAGGCAGATCTGCTTGCCGATGATGGCTTCCGGCTCAAAGTATTCGGCGATTCCTGAAACCACCGTCCGGATATCCATACCGGTATCAATTTTAAGCTGCATCAGTTTCTTCGTTTTAGGCACTTTAACCGCTTCGAGGATAGTACCCGTTCTGATATCCATCCGGGCGAAATCATCGTAACTGACGCTTTCTTTTTGCGGTTTCGCAGCCACTTTTCCTGCCAGGTTCTTCTCCTTACTTTTTTGCAGTTTTTCAAGCTGCTTTTCAACAGCCTCATCTTCAATTTTGCTGAACAGCAGCGAAGGCTCGTTCAGCTTATGGCCCGAAGGCAATAGATCGGTGCGTCCGCCGTCGTCCCACGAGAGGGTGTCCATGTTGATGAACTCACTTATTTTCTTTGCCGAGAAAGGCAGGAACGGCTCTGTGATAATGGCCAGGTTGGCTGTAATCTGCAGGGCCAAATTCAATATGGTACCTGTCCGGGGTTTATCTGTTTTTATCAGTTTCCACGGTTCGTTGTCAGCCAGGTATTTGTTACCAAGTCGTGCCACATCCATGGCAGCTTTCAGCGCTTCACGAAAGCGGAAATTTTCGAGATTGTATTCAACAGCCTGTTTCAGCCTGGGCAGTTCAGCCAGTGCATCCTGGTCCGCACCGGTGAGGGCATCGGCCGGGGGAACTTTACCGTCGAAGTATTTATTGGTAAGAACCAGTGCGCGGTTTATGAAGTTGCCTAACACAGCAACCAGTTCGTTATTGTTCCGGGCCTGGAAATCCTTCCACGTGAAATCATTGTCCTTTGTCTCCGGCATGGTGGCGCAGAGCACGTACCTCAGCACATCCTGCTGGCCGGGGAAGTCCTGAAGGTATTCGTGTAGCCAAACCGCCCAGTTGCGCGATGTGGAAATCTTATCCCCTTCAAGGTTCAGGAATTCATTGGCCGGAACGTTTCCGGGAAGGTTGTATGTGCCGTCAGCTTTCAGCATGGCCGGGAAGATGATGCAATGAAATACGATATTATCCTTACCAATGAAATGGATCATGCGGGTATCCTTGTCCTTCCAGTATTTTTCCCAATCGGGTGTAAGTTCCCGTGTGGCTGAAATGTAGCCAATGGGTGCATCGAACCATACATACAGCACTTTTCCCTCCGCGCCTTCAACCGGGACCGGGATACCCCAGTCGAGATCACGACTTACCGCCCGTGGTTGCAGGCCGGCATCGAGCCATGATTTGCACTGCCCGTAGACGTTCGATTTCCAGTCCTTGTTATCCTCAAGGATCCAGTTGCGGAGGAAGGGCTCGTACTTATCCAGCGGCAGGAACCAGTGAAGCGTGTCTTTCAGCACAGGTTGACTGCCGCTGATGGTACTGCGAGGGTTGATGAGGTCGGTTGCATTCAACGATGTGCCGCATTTTTCGCACTGGTCGCCGTAGGCATTATCGTTACCGCAATGGGGACAGGTTCCAGTGATATACCGGTCTGCCAGGAACTGCTGCGCTTCCTCGTCGTAATACTGTTTTGTGGTTTTTTCGATGAATTCACCCTGGTCGTATAGTTTCCTGAAAAACTCGGAAGCAGTCTTGTAATGTACTTTCGAAGTGGTTCTTGAATAAATGCTGAACGAAATACCGAATTCGGCAAAAGCATTTTTGATGATGGTGTGGTACTTGTCCACTATATCCTGCGGAGACACCTTTTCCTGCCTGGCTTTGATTGTTATGGGAACACCGTGTTCATCGGAACCGCATATGAACAGTACGTCTTCGCCCCTGAGGCGGAGGTAACGGACGTATATGTCGGCCGGAACATAAACCCCGGCGAGGTGGCCGATGTGTACAGGTCCGTTGGCATAGGGGAGAGCGGCGGTGATCAGATGTCTCTTAGGAGTATTTTGCATAGTATTATATTTAAAAATTGATAATAGCAATAAGGTGTTTAGGTATTAAGGCCTGAGAGATTTTTCTGAATTGATAAAGTTGTACTTTTACTTAATCACTTAATCACTTAATCACTTAATCACTTAATAGCTTAATAGCTTAATAGCTTAATAGCTTATTACTAAAAATGCAAATATATTGAATTCAAACCAACAACGATATGATACGCCCACCCTATCTTAAGAAAGGCGACCGGATAAGCATTGTGGCCCCGGCAGGCACCCTTGTGAAAAATGAGATTGCAGAAGCCTGCGACCTTATGCAGGAATGGGGTGTGGAACCTGTTTTCGGAAAGCATCTGTTCCGGAAACAGCAGTCGTTTGCCGGAACCGACGCACAACGGGCCGAAGATTTTCAGCACATGCTGGATGACCCTTCAATTCGTGCGATAATTTGTGCCCGGGGAGGGTATGGTACGATCCGGATCATTGACAAACTTGATTTCAGCGCTTTTAAAAAAAAGCCGAAATGGATTGTCGGGTACAGCGATATAACCATACTTCATTGTGCGCTTCAGCAAAGGCTCGGGATTGAAAGTATCCATGGCCCAATGCCGCGATTCGTTCCGCCCAAATCGCCTGATTTGGTATCGTTTGATACGTTAAGGGCTTTACTGTTCGGTGAAGAAGGGGAATACATCCTGCAACCGAACCGGCTTAACCGGAAAGGCAAGGGAAAGGGAATACTTACCGGGGGCAACCTGTCGGTCTTATACAGCCTTGCAGGATCGGTTTATGATCCGGATATGGACGGTAAGATACTGTTTATTGAAGATATCGGCGAGAACCTGTATCACATTGACAGGATGATGATGAGCCTGAAGATACGGGGCAAGCTGGATATGCTGAACGGATTGATTGTCGGCGAAATGACCGATATGAACGGTTCAAAGGCGGGGTTTCACAAACCTGCGTACCAGATCATCAAAGAACACACTGCAGCATACGATTACCCGGTTATTTTCGGTTTCCCTGCCGGGCATGGGGAGACCAATTTAGCCATGGTGATGGGGCGTGAAACCGAGATGAGGGTGGAAGAAAAGTGCTCGTCATTGCGAGGAGCATGACAAATCATTGATTATACCCAAATGTAAAGCGACGAAGCAATCTGCCCGCACAGGCACACCGCTGCAAAAAGTACAGCCTCACATAGAATATCCAATCCGGAAATTCACTATATTTAATCCATTATCAGCATGTTATGTATAAGGGAGGTTATGTATATATCATGACTAACAGAAACCATACAGTTTTATATACTGGCGTTACTGAAGACATTATTAAGAGGGTTCGCGAACATAAAGACCACAAATTTGAAGGGTTCACTAAAAAATATAATGTCGTGATACTGGTGTATTACCAGTTTTATTCGAGTATTCAGGAGGCTATTGAAAAAGAAAAGATAATTAAGGGCGGATCATGGCAAAGAAAGTTCGATTTGATTGAAGATATGAATCCGGAATGGGAGGATTTGTATGAGAAAATTGCTTTTTAATAAGCTCTTTATAAGGGTGTGCCTGTGCAGGCAGATTGCTTCGTCGCAGGAGATTAAGGTATAATCATAGATGGAGGTGGCTCCTCGCAATGACGGGGGGGGCTTGCTCTTTGCAAGGGTGTGCCTGTGCGGGCAGATTGCTTCGTCGCAGGAGATTAGGGTATAATCAGAGATAAAGGTGGCTCCTCGCAATGACGGCGGGGATTATTCCACAACCCATATCACCAACTTCTGCCCCGCCTTAACATCATACGAGGAGAGGTGGTTCCATGCTTTGATGTTTTCGAGGGTGCAGTTATATTTCATGGCGATGCGGTGAGTGAATTCACCGGGCTGCACTTCATGGATGATTTTCTTGCGGCCTGCCGTTGACCCTGCATTCTGCACCATGACGTTGTAATCGACGGGTGCACTGCTGTATCCGAGAATTTTTATTTCCTCCTGAAGATATTTCGAAACACTGGCAGCCGGCAACACCAGCACCGACCACGGATCCTGCGACGGGATATAATCAGTCCTGTACACGGGGTTGAGCAGCCGGATATCGTTTACAGGAACTTCGATCATAGCCGAAATCTGGTCGAAACTTACTGGGTATTTAATATGCAATGTGTCGATTGATTCAAAGTTATAGGCCGGGTTAACGGGGATTATGCCGTGGTCTTTGTAAAAATGCATCAGGTAATACACCGCAATGAAAGCCGGTACATAATTCTTCGCCTGTTCGGACAAATAGGGACGCAGCTTCCAGTAGTTGGTCTCGCCCTTGCAGCGTTCGATGGCTTTCCGCACTTCTCCCGGACCGTTGTTATAGGATGAAAGCACAAGCTGCCAGTCGTGAAACGTATTGTTCAGGTATTTCAGGTATTTGCAGGCCGCTTCGGTTGATTTATATGGATCGC
Encoded here:
- a CDS encoding TraR/DksA C4-type zinc finger protein; translation: MSEKTRYSDEELDEFKVIILDKLEKAKRDFELLKSAITQSESNDTQDTSPTFKVLEEGAATLSKEEAGRLAQRQQKFIQHLQAALIRIENKTYGICRETGKLISKERLRAVPHATLSIDAKQKQR
- a CDS encoding lipoprotein signal peptidase — protein: MKVSIRFKAILLIVLVLFIDQAIKIHIKTSMTIGESISVFGHWFQIRFIENPGMAFGLDIPGKLGKPVLTIFRIIAVVAIGWYLNQLVRRRANNGLILCVALIMAGAAGNIIDSVFYGRIFSESTYFNTAKMFPEEGGYAPLLFGRVVDMLYFPVIHGHFPSWFPGKGGDEFVFFRPIFNLADSAITLGILCILVFQRRFFGVPVVVEEESGEKGEESEPPSLRGA
- a CDS encoding GIY-YIG nuclease family protein; translated protein: MYKGGYVYIMTNKNHTVLYTGVTEDIVRRVREHKEHKFKGFTKKYNAVILVYYQYYSIIQEAIEKEKLIKGGSRQRKIDLIEVMNPEWEDLYEKIAL
- a CDS encoding YraN family protein, whose amino-acid sequence is MTDNIAFGKKGEDLAVDFLKEEGYEILERNWHFNHTEIDIIARFHEFLVIAEVKTRKGNSWGEPYTAVDYRKQRSLIFAAERYIYSHHIDLEVRFDIVSIIIDNDRTAIEHVKDAFRAIAR
- the metG gene encoding methionine--tRNA ligase; the encoded protein is MQNTPKRHLITAALPYANGPVHIGHLAGVYVPADIYVRYLRLRGEDVLFICGSDEHGVPITIKARQEKVSPQDIVDKYHTIIKNAFAEFGISFSIYSRTTSKVHYKTASEFFRKLYDQGEFIEKTTKQYYDEEAQQFLADRYITGTCPHCGNDNAYGDQCEKCGTSLNATDLINPRSTISGSQPVLKDTLHWFLPLDKYEPFLRNWILEDNKDWKSNVYGQCKSWLDAGLQPRAVSRDLDWGIPVPVEGAEGKVLYVWFDAPIGYISATRELTPDWEKYWKDKDTRMIHFIGKDNIVFHCIIFPAMLKADGTYNLPGNVPANEFLNLEGDKISTSRNWAVWLHEYLQDFPGQQDVLRYVLCATMPETKDNDFTWKDFQARNNNELVAVLGNFINRALVLTNKYFDGKVPPADALTGADQDALAELPRLKQAVEYNLENFRFREALKAAMDVARLGNKYLADNEPWKLIKTDKPRTGTILNLALQITANLAIITEPFLPFSAKKISEFINMDTLSWDDGGRTDLLPSGHKLNEPSLLFSKIEDEAVEKQLEKLQKSKEKNLAGKVAAKPQKESVSYDDFARMDIRTGTILEAVKVPKTKKLMQLKIDTGMDIRTVVSGIAEYFEPEAIIGKQICLLANLEPREIKGIQSQGMILLAEDSSGKLVFVTPENGVNNGAEVK
- a CDS encoding LD-carboxypeptidase, which codes for MIRPPYLKKGDRISIVAPAGTLVKNEIAEACDLMQEWGVEPVFGKHLFRKQQSFAGTDAQRAEDFQHMLDDPSIRAIICARGGYGTIRIIDKLDFSAFKKKPKWIVGYSDITILHCALQQRLGIESIHGPMPRFVPPKSPDLVSFDTLRALLFGEEGEYILQPNRLNRKGKGKGILTGGNLSVLYSLAGSVYDPDMDGKILFIEDIGENLYHIDRMMMSLKIRGKLDMLNGLIVGEMTDMNGSKAGFHKPAYQIIKEHTAAYDYPVIFGFPAGHGETNLAMVMGRETEMRVEEKCSSLRGA
- a CDS encoding GIY-YIG nuclease family protein, whose amino-acid sequence is MYKGGYVYIMTNRNHTVLYTGVTEDIIKRVREHKDHKFEGFTKKYNVVILVYYQFYSSIQEAIEKEKIIKGGSWQRKFDLIEDMNPEWEDLYEKIAF
- a CDS encoding transglycosylase SLT domain-containing protein, encoding MYKTCHAYSVRLRLCLSRTCLFRLSLNYYGIRQSPLSSTPLRVNRVTPITDYRIPITIYLIFTFLLVLFPQSLCAAALPDDKDMLYEYRIASLNKLSPVQLDYTPEVRHYIDLFTGPRKQEMASVIGLSTIYFPLFDEILDRYGLPYELKYLTVVESGLNPLAVSKSGAVGLWQFLVNTGRLFDLEVTSYIDERRDPYKSTEAACKYLKYLNNTFHDWQLVLSSYNNGPGEVRKAIERCKGETNYWKLRPYLSEQAKNYVPAFIAVYYLMHFYKDHGIIPVNPAYNFESIDTLHIKYPVSFDQISAMIEVPVNDIRLLNPVYRTDYIPSQDPWSVLVLPAASVSKYLQEEIKILGYSSAPVDYNVMVQNAGSTAGRKKIIHEVQPGEFTHRIAMKYNCTLENIKAWNHLSSYDVKAGQKLVIWVVE